One genomic region from Paenibacillus antri encodes:
- a CDS encoding aromatic acid exporter family protein, protein MRIGFRTLKTAVGVSLAIAIAYALQLEFYTSAGILTLLCIQKTRRESLAAVLERLYACLIGMALAGASFWAIGFQPWTILPLFLVFIPITVRLRVQGGIASSSVIMMHLYVHGSIDAALLLNELAIIAIGLGVALVVNVYMPGIDKQVQRYKEDIDRLMAVVLEEYAKYMKDGYGLWDGKEMLELSDVLSKARNLAILEVENNLTRRSNPFYHYFDRKQQQFQILERMLPMVSRMDIRLEQGIRLGEFIESISASLRHPAPDDFVRHADKLRSIRELHKGLPMPETRTEFENRAILYGLANELESFIRKG, encoded by the coding sequence ATGCGAATCGGATTTCGAACATTAAAGACGGCCGTCGGGGTCAGCCTGGCGATCGCGATCGCTTACGCTTTGCAGTTAGAATTTTACACTTCCGCGGGGATCTTGACGTTGTTATGTATTCAGAAGACGCGGAGGGAGTCTCTCGCGGCCGTCTTGGAGCGGCTCTACGCTTGCTTGATCGGGATGGCGCTGGCCGGCGCGTCGTTCTGGGCGATCGGATTTCAGCCTTGGACGATACTGCCATTGTTTCTCGTCTTTATCCCGATCACCGTTCGTCTTCGCGTCCAAGGCGGCATCGCCAGCAGCTCCGTCATTATGATGCATCTATACGTGCATGGCTCGATCGACGCCGCTCTCTTGCTGAATGAGCTCGCGATTATCGCGATCGGGCTCGGCGTGGCGCTCGTCGTCAACGTGTATATGCCAGGGATCGATAAGCAGGTTCAACGGTATAAGGAGGACATCGATCGGCTGATGGCGGTCGTCCTCGAGGAATACGCCAAATATATGAAAGACGGGTACGGTCTGTGGGACGGGAAGGAAATGCTCGAGTTGTCCGACGTGCTGAGCAAAGCCAGAAACCTTGCGATTCTTGAAGTGGAAAATAACTTAACGCGCCGAAGCAATCCGTTCTACCATTACTTCGATCGGAAGCAGCAGCAATTTCAAATCTTGGAACGCATGCTGCCGATGGTGTCGCGCATGGACATTCGGCTGGAGCAGGGCATTCGGTTAGGGGAGTTCATCGAGAGCATCTCCGCCAGCCTGCGTCATCCCGCGCCGGACGACTTCGTTCGCCACGCGGACAAGCTTCGTTCGATTCGGGAGCTGCACAAGGGGCTGCCGATGCCGGAGACGCGGACGGAGTTCGAAAACCGCGCCATCCTCTACGGTCTCGCGAACGAATTGGAGAGCTTTATTCGAAAAGGGTAA
- a CDS encoding trimeric intracellular cation channel family protein produces the protein MFLIEMFLYLGVFAAGVSGALIGIKKELDLFGVLFLGGATALGGGLVRDVMLGNLPPVGFLDPVYFLVSTGAGLLTWLFYHRINRLQKFILVSDAIGLGVFTAVGASSAIRHGFDEPFIVISMGLITGIGGGVLRDVFVKEIPFVFRKEVYAIASIVGAAGYYFTAPLMPRPAAMYLCLAVTFAIRIASIVFKIDFPVYKENKPSKP, from the coding sequence TTGTTCCTTATCGAGATGTTTTTATATTTGGGCGTATTCGCGGCGGGAGTGTCGGGAGCGCTCATCGGCATAAAGAAAGAGCTCGATTTGTTCGGAGTGTTGTTTCTCGGCGGAGCGACCGCTCTGGGAGGAGGGCTCGTGCGGGACGTAATGCTCGGCAATTTGCCGCCCGTAGGGTTTCTGGATCCCGTTTATTTTCTCGTCAGTACGGGAGCCGGGCTGCTTACCTGGCTGTTCTATCACCGCATCAATCGGCTGCAGAAGTTCATTCTCGTCTCCGACGCGATCGGACTCGGCGTATTTACGGCGGTCGGCGCCAGCTCCGCCATCCGGCACGGCTTCGACGAGCCGTTCATCGTCATCTCGATGGGCCTCATCACCGGCATCGGGGGCGGCGTGCTTCGCGACGTATTCGTGAAAGAAATCCCGTTCGTCTTCCGGAAGGAAGTGTACGCGATCGCTTCCATCGTCGGAGCCGCCGGCTATTATTTCACCGCTCCGCTTATGCCGCGTCCCGCCGCAATGTATCTATGCCTTGCCGTTACGTTCGCCATTCGCATCGCGTCGATCGTCTTTAAGATCGACTTCCCCGTTTACAAAGAAAATAAACCGTCGAAACCGTAG
- a CDS encoding DUF3298 and DUF4163 domain-containing protein produces MAAPMRFPIPVQTGSYIVPSIEAYYPIVYGLPSQAAQERMNAAIRAQAGAMIEEQRTSQAAAGGGVTTMTGLYEIKSNERGVLSLTQSNYAYTPPAAHGMTLLRSLTFDAATGKSYALSELFRNGTPYRAVIDADVRRQIEERDVPLLADFDGIDADQPYYIADKALVVYYQLYELAPYVYGFPMFPVSAYALQEYVVEAGPLGRMLAGV; encoded by the coding sequence ATGGCGGCGCCCATGCGGTTTCCGATCCCGGTGCAGACGGGGTCCTATATTGTTCCGAGCATCGAAGCGTACTACCCGATCGTATACGGCTTGCCGAGCCAGGCGGCGCAAGAGCGAATGAACGCCGCGATTCGCGCGCAAGCCGGGGCGATGATCGAGGAGCAGCGCACGAGCCAAGCGGCGGCGGGCGGGGGCGTTACGACGATGACGGGCTTATACGAAATCAAGTCGAACGAGCGGGGCGTGCTCAGCCTGACGCAAAGCAATTATGCGTATACGCCTCCGGCCGCGCACGGCATGACGCTGCTTCGTTCGCTCACCTTCGACGCCGCGACCGGCAAGTCGTACGCGCTCTCCGAGTTGTTCCGGAACGGGACTCCCTACAGGGCAGTCATCGACGCCGACGTCCGAAGACAGATCGAAGAGCGCGACGTGCCGCTGCTCGCGGACTTTGACGGCATCGACGCCGACCAGCCGTATTATATCGCGGACAAGGCGCTCGTCGTGTACTATCAGCTATACGAATTGGCGCCGTACGTATACGGCTTTCCGATGTTTCCGGTATCGGCGTACGCCTTGCAGGAGTACGTCGTCGAGGCGGGGCCGCTCGGCAGGATGCTGGCCGGCGTATAG
- a CDS encoding sporulation protein YjcZ, which translates to MGGYGMGYGYGGYSSAGAILVLFILLVIISRTIYA; encoded by the coding sequence ATGGGCGGTTACGGTATGGGTTACGGCTACGGCGGCTATTCCAGCGCGGGCGCGATCTTGGTTCTCTTCATCCTGCTCGTGATTATCTCCCGCACGATCTACGCGTAA
- a CDS encoding N-acetylmuramoyl-L-alanine amidase, which yields MAVPILIIDPGHGGNDPGGGSNSLWLEKHLVLQISLYQAERFGELGVPVTLTRRTDTTLAASDRAEIVRESGARYCISNHINAGGGDGVEAIHSIHSDGALARRIVDAISTRGQNVRRVFTRTLPGDRTRDYYFMHRETGGVQTVIVEYGFADSPGDDITQLQTQWKSYAEAVVMAFCRHIGHPYAPPRAVSSGSTGGASGRQPEVQAAIGVVVNGAARGSGYLIDNVSYVPARLLTELFGATVGWDGSNVTIRTDNDE from the coding sequence TTGGCGGTTCCGATTCTGATTATCGATCCGGGCCACGGCGGCAACGACCCTGGCGGCGGTTCGAACTCGCTGTGGCTGGAGAAACATCTCGTGCTCCAGATTTCGTTATACCAAGCGGAGCGGTTCGGCGAGCTCGGCGTGCCGGTAACGCTCACGCGGCGGACGGATACGACGCTGGCGGCGTCCGACCGCGCCGAGATCGTGCGCGAGAGCGGCGCGCGGTACTGCATCTCGAACCACATCAATGCGGGCGGCGGAGACGGCGTCGAAGCGATCCATTCGATTCATTCGGACGGAGCGCTCGCGAGGCGCATCGTCGACGCGATCTCGACGCGGGGCCAGAACGTCCGCCGGGTGTTTACTCGAACGCTGCCCGGCGATCGCACCCGAGACTATTATTTCATGCATCGGGAGACGGGCGGGGTGCAGACGGTCATCGTCGAATACGGCTTCGCCGACTCGCCGGGGGACGATATTACGCAGCTACAGACGCAGTGGAAGTCGTACGCGGAGGCGGTCGTCATGGCGTTCTGCCGGCATATCGGCCATCCATACGCGCCGCCGCGCGCGGTATCCAGCGGTTCGACGGGCGGCGCTTCCGGTCGGCAGCCGGAGGTGCAAGCGGCGATCGGCGTCGTCGTGAACGGCGCGGCGAGGGGATCCGGTTATTTGATCGATAATGTGTCGTACGTGCCCGCGCGCTTGCTGACCGAGCTATTCGGAGCGACGGTCGGGTGGGACGGGAGCAACGTAACGATTCGCACGGACAACGACGAATAA
- a CDS encoding alpha/beta-type small acid-soluble spore protein encodes MGTGSNSSNDLVVPQASQALEQLKFEVAQELGIQIPQDGYYGHMATRDTGAIGGHITRRLVQIAEQSLARR; translated from the coding sequence ATGGGTACAGGTTCTAACAGCTCTAACGATTTGGTTGTACCGCAAGCGTCTCAGGCATTGGAGCAATTGAAGTTCGAAGTGGCCCAAGAACTCGGAATTCAGATTCCACAAGACGGTTACTATGGGCATATGGCGACTCGCGACACCGGTGCGATCGGTGGTCACATTACGCGTCGTCTCGTTCAAATCGCTGAACAATCGCTGGCGCGCCGTTAA
- a CDS encoding alpha/beta-type small acid-soluble spore protein: protein MGTGSKSSNTLVVPQASQALDQLKYEVAQELGIQIPQDGYYGYMATRDTGAIGGHITRRLVQIAEQTLAGR, encoded by the coding sequence ATGGGTACAGGTTCTAAAAGCTCGAACACATTGGTAGTGCCGCAAGCATCGCAGGCGCTCGACCAACTGAAGTACGAAGTAGCGCAGGAACTCGGCATTCAGATTCCGCAAGACGGCTATTACGGTTATATGGCGACTCGCGACACCGGTGCAATCGGTGGTCACATTACACGCCGCCTAGTTCAAATCGCGGAGCAAACGTTGGCCGGCCGATAA
- a CDS encoding acetylxylan esterase produces the protein MNAIEKRIDELHRFRPVTEPPEGHAEFWERTTKEAIGSAFEHERVEIETPMPGMKAYDVAFEGFSGTTIRGLYMVPAFIEGPYPCILTFPGYTGGKGLPEAYARWILMGVAVFAVDVRGQGGETGNTLDSEFGMVRGWITQNITDPERCYYKAVTVDCLRAAQWMSEQPELDPKRLGVVGGSQGGGLALLVSALHERIGLTVADIPNMCHMDHGVLHSTGSLTEVADFGRRYPELLPQALRTLGYFDLLHLGHRITRPLLMSVGLKDTVCLPEQVFPMYHAAASEDKALEIFPFTGHAVEAAQTRRGMEFVRDRWFR, from the coding sequence GTGAATGCGATCGAGAAGCGAATTGATGAACTGCACCGGTTTCGTCCGGTAACCGAGCCTCCGGAAGGTCACGCCGAATTCTGGGAACGGACGACGAAGGAAGCGATAGGAAGCGCTTTCGAACACGAACGGGTCGAGATCGAAACGCCGATGCCCGGCATGAAGGCGTACGACGTCGCGTTCGAAGGTTTTTCGGGTACGACGATCCGCGGACTGTACATGGTCCCGGCGTTTATCGAGGGGCCTTACCCCTGCATTTTGACGTTTCCAGGTTATACGGGCGGCAAGGGGTTGCCGGAAGCGTATGCCCGTTGGATTCTAATGGGGGTCGCCGTATTCGCGGTCGATGTCCGGGGACAAGGCGGAGAGACGGGAAACACGTTGGATTCCGAATTCGGTATGGTCCGCGGCTGGATCACGCAAAACATAACGGATCCGGAGCGCTGCTATTATAAAGCCGTTACGGTAGATTGCCTTCGGGCCGCGCAGTGGATGTCGGAGCAACCGGAACTGGATCCGAAGCGACTGGGGGTCGTCGGCGGCAGCCAGGGAGGCGGCTTGGCGCTGCTCGTTTCCGCGCTGCACGAGAGAATCGGTTTGACGGTGGCGGACATTCCGAACATGTGCCATATGGACCATGGCGTCTTGCATTCGACGGGGTCCTTGACCGAGGTCGCCGACTTCGGCCGCCGTTATCCGGAGCTGCTGCCGCAAGCGCTTCGCACGCTCGGCTATTTCGATTTGCTGCATCTGGGCCATCGGATCACCCGCCCGCTGCTGATGTCGGTCGGACTGAAGGATACGGTTTGCCTGCCGGAGCAGGTGTTTCCGATGTACCATGCGGCGGCGTCCGAAGACAAGGCGCTCGAAATTTTCCCGTTCACGGGCCATGCCGTAGAAGCCGCGCAGACGCGAAGAGGGATGGAGTTCGTAAGGGACCGTTGGTTCCGATAA
- a CDS encoding sensory rhodopsin transducer, translating into MVNNAKGYRVWYIPDGYIPPISTGSLVSHESICVLNANEEAANLSVTIYFEDRDPIEEVPVRVEGRRTAHVRTSTLEKDGESIPVGVPYAMEVRSDAPIIVQYSRMDATQPANTLATTMGFPVA; encoded by the coding sequence ATGGTCAACAATGCTAAGGGGTATCGCGTATGGTACATTCCGGATGGGTACATCCCGCCGATCAGCACCGGATCGCTCGTCAGTCACGAATCGATCTGCGTCTTGAACGCGAACGAGGAAGCCGCGAATTTGAGCGTGACGATTTATTTCGAGGACCGCGATCCGATCGAGGAGGTGCCCGTACGCGTCGAAGGCCGAAGAACGGCGCACGTGCGCACGAGCACGCTCGAGAAGGACGGGGAGTCGATCCCTGTCGGCGTTCCGTACGCGATGGAAGTGCGGAGCGACGCGCCGATCATCGTGCAGTACAGCCGAATGGACGCGACGCAGCCGGCCAATACGTTGGCGACGACGATGGGCTTCCCCGTGGCGTAA
- a CDS encoding LysM peptidoglycan-binding domain-containing M23 family metallopeptidase — MKKIALALAALLVTASAFASVASAAVYTVKAGDTLWGIATANRMTVSELMTLNGLSTTSLMIGQRLTVPDQGNYVVKAGDTMYGIATRAGIPLKALINANPQLANPNAIWPGLRITVPTAPSKFKTGLFPLAKGTYTPFTNNYADARTWTPDGGAVRTHEGVDIFAPEGTPVYAAADGTILNVGWNTYGGYRLTVKADSATAFYYAHLSKYSQTFVKGGAIKQGQLIGYVGSTGYGPEGTKGLFLPHLHFGIYDITTSTWTTQSPYEYLVWWELNR, encoded by the coding sequence ATGAAGAAAATCGCGCTCGCGCTCGCGGCGCTGCTCGTCACGGCTTCCGCATTCGCCTCCGTCGCTTCCGCAGCCGTCTATACGGTGAAAGCGGGAGATACGCTATGGGGGATCGCCACCGCCAACCGGATGACGGTGAGCGAGCTGATGACCTTGAACGGCCTCTCCACGACGTCGCTCATGATCGGCCAACGGCTGACCGTTCCCGACCAAGGCAACTACGTCGTCAAAGCGGGCGATACGATGTACGGCATCGCGACCCGCGCAGGCATTCCGCTCAAGGCGCTGATCAACGCGAACCCGCAGCTCGCGAATCCGAACGCGATTTGGCCGGGCCTCCGCATTACTGTCCCGACCGCTCCTTCGAAATTTAAGACGGGCTTGTTCCCGCTCGCCAAGGGTACGTATACGCCGTTCACGAACAATTATGCGGACGCGCGAACTTGGACGCCGGACGGCGGCGCCGTTCGCACGCACGAGGGCGTAGACATCTTCGCGCCGGAAGGAACGCCGGTGTACGCGGCGGCGGACGGCACGATTCTCAACGTCGGCTGGAACACATACGGAGGCTACCGTTTAACCGTTAAGGCAGATAGCGCGACCGCGTTCTACTACGCCCACCTATCGAAATACAGCCAGACGTTCGTTAAGGGCGGCGCGATCAAGCAAGGACAGCTTATCGGATATGTCGGCAGCACCGGATACGGTCCGGAAGGCACGAAGGGCTTGTTCCTGCCGCACTTGCACTTCGGCATCTACGACATTACGACGTCTACGTGGACGACTCAGAGTCCGTACGAGTACCTCGTCTGGTGGGAATTGAATCGGTAA
- a CDS encoding DUF1811 family protein — translation MKRFSEMSPGELAAEIERLRSELERSASEGEKGVLRQRWLLARSYAVRDASFPPGRYRVEDTGVPFTLLYVNGVMGWGTTEDGQEAAFPLAVLRREEENNAGR, via the coding sequence ATGAAGCGATTCAGCGAGATGTCGCCGGGCGAGCTGGCCGCGGAAATCGAACGGTTGCGGTCGGAACTCGAGCGAAGCGCATCCGAAGGCGAGAAGGGCGTGCTGCGACAGCGATGGCTGCTCGCGAGGTCGTACGCGGTAAGGGATGCTTCGTTCCCGCCGGGGCGCTATCGCGTCGAAGATACGGGAGTCCCGTTCACGCTCTTGTACGTGAACGGCGTCATGGGCTGGGGGACGACGGAGGACGGTCAAGAAGCGGCGTTCCCCTTGGCGGTGCTCCGACGCGAGGAAGAGAATAACGCCGGCAGGTAA
- a CDS encoding PilZ domain-containing protein — protein sequence MSFMRVTEILHHQKNAITVGSRVSVEKDDYISTGMVSYIEGDILEIEMPQSKMYKPGDPVKLTVYSNNGFLILPSSVIAKDHGMMMVLNPPENQRLSTRRQFPRIEVSDSGRMRSLRWSNGGEDKLGTPTAIDVRNVSLGGIGFTLGVDPGTRAMMVADVELDINGGVPCKIEISRKQTTEDGSTYIGARFLEIEPDHLNALRGYILRTQIKHRAKQRLEDASAM from the coding sequence ATGTCGTTCATGCGGGTAACCGAGATTTTGCACCATCAGAAGAACGCGATCACCGTCGGGTCGCGCGTGTCCGTCGAGAAAGACGATTATATCTCGACCGGCATGGTCTCCTATATCGAAGGAGATATTCTTGAAATCGAAATGCCTCAATCGAAAATGTACAAGCCGGGCGACCCGGTCAAGCTGACGGTTTATTCCAATAACGGGTTTCTCATCTTGCCGTCCTCCGTCATCGCGAAGGATCATGGCATGATGATGGTGCTGAATCCTCCGGAAAATCAAAGGTTATCGACGCGTCGGCAATTCCCTCGGATCGAAGTGAGCGATTCCGGACGTATGCGTTCCCTTCGATGGTCGAACGGGGGCGAGGACAAGCTCGGCACGCCTACGGCGATCGACGTCCGCAACGTCAGCCTCGGCGGCATCGGCTTTACGCTGGGCGTCGATCCCGGAACGCGGGCGATGATGGTCGCCGACGTCGAACTCGACATTAACGGCGGCGTCCCCTGCAAGATCGAAATTTCCCGCAAGCAGACGACCGAAGACGGATCCACTTACATCGGCGCGCGCTTTCTAGAAATCGAGCCGGATCATCTCAACGCGCTGCGCGGTTATATTTTACGGACGCAAATTAAACACCGCGCCAAACAGCGGCTCGAAGATGCGTCGGCGATGTAA
- a CDS encoding GNAT family N-acetyltransferase, protein MKITRIETDEALQQAFLIRLEVFVDEQKVPRDLEMDEFDASPQAAKHVLLEVDGVPAATGRFIEYKPDTAKMQRIAVRLPYRGKGVGRALMQALETWAKGEGFAYSLLDAQCQAEPFYRSLGYETVSPETFLDAGIPHVRMKKAL, encoded by the coding sequence ATGAAAATCACGAGAATCGAAACCGACGAGGCGCTGCAGCAGGCGTTCCTCATTCGATTGGAAGTATTCGTAGACGAACAGAAGGTGCCAAGGGACCTGGAGATGGACGAGTTCGACGCGTCGCCGCAGGCCGCCAAGCATGTGTTGTTGGAGGTTGACGGCGTCCCTGCGGCAACGGGCCGATTCATCGAATACAAACCCGATACGGCGAAGATGCAGCGGATCGCCGTGAGACTGCCGTACCGCGGGAAGGGCGTCGGGAGGGCGTTAATGCAAGCGCTGGAGACTTGGGCGAAAGGGGAAGGGTTCGCGTATTCGCTGCTGGACGCGCAATGCCAGGCGGAACCGTTCTACCGCTCCCTCGGGTACGAGACGGTATCTCCGGAGACGTTCCTCGACGCGGGCATTCCTCACGTGCGGATGAAGAAGGCATTGTAA
- a CDS encoding DUF3892 domain-containing protein, with protein sequence MEQQTSGQGMRRQEEVVAVRKNGDGDIVELKFSSGKVVDYKTAQSMARNNEIFNVSVFKGRDQEEHLRSNPDGRTDNNLDNLPLF encoded by the coding sequence ATGGAACAGCAAACATCCGGACAAGGCATGCGTCGGCAAGAGGAAGTCGTGGCGGTTCGAAAAAACGGGGACGGCGATATCGTCGAGCTCAAGTTTTCCTCCGGCAAAGTCGTCGATTATAAAACGGCTCAGTCGATGGCGAGGAACAACGAAATTTTCAATGTGAGCGTCTTTAAAGGGCGGGATCAAGAAGAGCATCTTCGATCGAACCCGGACGGGCGAACGGACAACAATCTCGACAATTTACCTCTCTTTTAA
- a CDS encoding MBL fold metallo-hydrolase: protein MSIRIQMIGTGNAFAKKYFNNNAIVVANGYRLLVDCGVTAPYALYRAGIGVQEIDGVLVTHIHGDHIGGIEELAFALMYVHKKKIPLFVPSSIREALWETSLKGALEDLSTGCDSLDCYFDVVEIDEGVPFEISDGFVLELIRTLHIPNKPSYALLLNEIVFYSSDMTFDPALLTDLTNAGRCKHILHECQLTGPGLVHTTLDELLTLPEAIQERIWLMHYADNRDDYVGKTGAMRFIEQQTEYEFE, encoded by the coding sequence GTGAGCATTCGTATCCAGATGATCGGGACCGGCAATGCGTTCGCGAAGAAGTATTTCAACAATAACGCGATCGTTGTCGCGAACGGTTACCGCCTGTTAGTCGATTGCGGCGTAACGGCGCCGTATGCGCTTTATCGCGCGGGAATCGGAGTTCAAGAGATCGACGGGGTCCTCGTCACGCATATTCACGGAGATCATATCGGCGGCATCGAAGAACTTGCCTTCGCCTTAATGTACGTACATAAGAAGAAGATCCCTCTCTTCGTCCCCTCCTCGATTCGAGAGGCGTTATGGGAGACAAGCCTTAAAGGGGCATTGGAGGATCTTAGCACCGGCTGCGATTCGCTCGATTGCTACTTCGACGTCGTCGAGATCGACGAAGGCGTTCCGTTCGAGATCAGCGACGGCTTCGTCCTGGAGCTGATCCGGACTCTACATATTCCGAACAAGCCGAGTTACGCGCTGCTGTTGAACGAAATCGTGTTTTACAGTTCGGATATGACGTTCGACCCCGCCCTATTGACCGACTTGACGAACGCCGGCCGATGCAAGCACATCCTGCACGAATGCCAGTTAACCGGTCCGGGGCTCGTCCATACGACCTTGGACGAATTGTTGACGCTGCCGGAAGCGATTCAAGAACGCATCTGGTTAATGCATTACGCGGATAACCGCGACGACTACGTCGGCAAGACGGGCGCCATGCGGTTCATCGAACAACAGACCGAATACGAATTCGAATAA
- a CDS encoding Spo0E family sporulation regulatory protein-aspartic acid phosphatase: MSNATIEKEFAKLKKMLETTAEKYKYDFRHPDVLAISRRLDKVIVRMMAGK, translated from the coding sequence ATGTCGAACGCCACGATCGAAAAGGAATTCGCCAAGCTGAAGAAGATGCTGGAGACGACCGCCGAAAAATACAAATACGATTTTCGGCATCCGGACGTGTTAGCGATCAGCCGGCGGCTCGATAAAGTCATCGTTCGAATGATGGCGGGCAAATAA
- a CDS encoding DUF1292 domain-containing protein, with protein MTDQDRAAAGEEEESVYVVTDENGVERELVPVYTFDYEENEYVVLIDRNDAEADGLILRIEQDGDEVVLANIEDDDEWNAVLDIYNELLEEEEEEQ; from the coding sequence ATGACGGATCAAGACCGCGCAGCGGCAGGAGAAGAAGAAGAGTCAGTATATGTCGTCACCGACGAGAACGGCGTAGAGCGCGAGCTGGTGCCGGTATACACGTTCGATTACGAGGAGAACGAATACGTCGTGTTGATCGATCGCAACGATGCGGAAGCGGACGGACTCATCCTTCGCATCGAACAAGACGGGGACGAGGTCGTGCTTGCGAACATCGAGGACGACGACGAGTGGAACGCCGTGTTGGATATTTATAACGAGCTGCTCGAGGAAGAAGAAGAGGAACAATAA
- a CDS encoding DUF1885 family protein, whose product MSQSAYLYFTEGSSVPSVTLEELEQYLGRYKEQTSKTGQQLDWSYDEAAFPYTIEKKPEGEGVWFYLKAKDEPYKYIVFGVGTEKTDDGGERHYIQVVLPDGSTHADKSKGNELCKYLARTLKTELHLFNGRIMYFNPRK is encoded by the coding sequence ATGAGTCAGAGCGCATACCTTTATTTCACGGAGGGCTCTTCCGTACCGTCCGTCACGCTGGAGGAGCTGGAGCAATATCTAGGCCGGTACAAGGAGCAGACGTCCAAGACCGGTCAGCAGCTCGATTGGAGTTACGACGAGGCCGCTTTCCCTTATACGATCGAGAAGAAGCCGGAAGGGGAAGGCGTATGGTTTTACTTGAAGGCGAAGGACGAGCCGTACAAGTACATCGTCTTCGGCGTCGGGACCGAGAAGACGGACGACGGCGGAGAGCGGCACTACATCCAAGTCGTCTTGCCGGACGGAAGCACGCACGCCGACAAGTCGAAGGGCAACGAGCTTTGTAAATATTTGGCCAGGACGCTGAAGACGGAGCTCCACTTGTTCAACGGCCGCATTATGTATTTTAATCCTAGAAAATAA
- a CDS encoding DUF3055 domain-containing protein translates to MMMFDHMYDETENAKVDFFGYASERARYDFAIVYTNRFFGKPLVVCMQTGRSSLLCADDLANTENLQRTFAIADAEEARELAALLKQRVPLLDFKEQY, encoded by the coding sequence ATGATGATGTTTGACCATATGTACGACGAGACCGAGAACGCGAAAGTCGACTTTTTCGGATACGCTTCGGAGCGGGCGCGTTATGATTTCGCCATCGTGTATACGAATCGTTTCTTCGGCAAGCCGTTGGTCGTGTGCATGCAGACAGGTCGTTCTTCGCTCCTCTGCGCGGACGATCTGGCGAACACGGAAAACTTGCAGCGCACGTTCGCCATCGCCGATGCGGAAGAAGCTCGCGAGCTGGCCGCGCTGTTGAAGCAGCGGGTGCCGCTGCTGGATTTTAAAGAGCAATATTGA